Proteins from a single region of Candidatus Polarisedimenticolaceae bacterium:
- the rodA gene encoding rod shape-determining protein RodA, which yields MLRRRWLGRLDVATLWTTLALAAAGLLAIASATHGDPARAGLWKTQLLWLMVGLVVLAVVVAVDYHLWAEFAYALYGVSVVLLLAVLLFGKEVGGNKSWLDLGPVAFQPSELAKWTTCLALGAYLADRVRGALRLSQAATMGLIAGLPVALIARQPDMGTALTFVPIFCAALLLGGLRWRWVVGAAILAALLAPLGWQRLKPYQQERIRTVFQPERDPSGVGYQIRQSKIAIGSGGLVGKGPFEGTQSGLNFLPAQHTDFVLAVLAEELGFIGVAAILGLFHFLLWRGILAARSSQDRLGTYLSLLVVSWLLGQIAINVGMVLGLLPTIGVPLPLLSYGGTALLAVMSGIGIVMNVRTRRFVN from the coding sequence ATGCTGCGGCGCCGCTGGCTCGGTAGGCTCGACGTCGCGACGTTGTGGACCACCCTCGCGCTCGCCGCGGCGGGGCTGCTCGCGATCGCCTCGGCCACGCACGGCGACCCGGCGCGGGCGGGGCTGTGGAAGACCCAGCTGCTGTGGCTCATGGTCGGTCTCGTCGTCCTGGCCGTGGTCGTCGCGGTCGATTACCACCTCTGGGCCGAGTTCGCCTACGCGCTCTACGGCGTCTCGGTCGTGTTGCTCCTCGCGGTGCTGTTGTTCGGCAAGGAGGTCGGCGGGAACAAGTCCTGGCTGGACCTGGGTCCGGTCGCCTTCCAGCCCTCCGAGCTCGCGAAATGGACGACGTGCCTGGCGCTCGGGGCGTACCTCGCCGACCGCGTGCGCGGCGCGCTCCGCCTTTCCCAGGCGGCGACGATGGGGCTGATCGCGGGGCTGCCGGTCGCACTGATCGCCCGGCAGCCCGACATGGGGACCGCCCTGACGTTCGTTCCGATCTTCTGTGCGGCCCTCCTGCTGGGCGGGCTGCGTTGGCGGTGGGTCGTGGGGGCGGCGATCCTCGCGGCGCTCCTCGCGCCTTTGGGCTGGCAGCGCCTCAAGCCGTATCAGCAGGAGCGCATCCGGACCGTCTTCCAGCCCGAGCGCGATCCGTCGGGCGTCGGCTACCAGATCCGCCAGTCCAAGATCGCGATCGGATCGGGCGGGCTCGTGGGGAAGGGGCCCTTCGAAGGGACCCAGAGCGGCCTCAACTTCCTTCCCGCGCAACACACCGACTTCGTGCTCGCGGTCCTGGCGGAAGAGCTCGGGTTCATCGGCGTCGCCGCGATCCTGGGCCTCTTCCACTTCCTGCTCTGGCGCGGGATCCTGGCCGCGCGATCCTCGCAGGACCGGCTCGGAACCTACCTGAGCCTGCTCGTCGTCTCGTGGTTGCTCGGTCAGATCGCGATCAACGTCGGGATGGTCCTCGGCCTGCTCCCCACCATCGGCGTGCCGCTTCCGCTGCTGTCGTACGGGGGCACCGCGCTACTGGCGGTGATGAGCGGCATCGGGATCGTCATGAACGTGAGGACGCGCCGTTTCGTGAACTGA
- a CDS encoding TIGR03960 family B12-binding radical SAM protein codes for MTRTGLPTQDDALFQEILAGVQKPLRYIGGEWNQVVKDHRQVDLTFALAFPDVYEIGMSHLGFRILYPLLNAREDVAAERVFCPWPDMGDSLRRRGLPLATLETGTPLRRMDVVGFSLQYEMTFTNVLEMLDLAGIPLRSADRGEDDPLVVAGGPVVFNSEPIADFLDFVFVGDAEELLPDFLDRLKELKRRRAPRAERIRALASVEGVYAPALYALEEDHGLLVPVGTGAAPDPVRRRIVYDLDRFPFPDRIVVPHAEIVHDRVSVEIMRGCPVGCRFCQAGYIYRPTRERDPNQVRDTVIRSIRSTGYDEFSLASLNTGEYGAIHEVLFDLMDRFEPERVSVSLSSMHASTMTEELARQVRRVRKSGFTIAPEAGTQRLRNVINKNLDERQILEACRLAFEAGWDLIKLYFMIGLPTETDADVDGLVDLAHEIHAVGRRVHRGKRVEVTLSASSFVPKPVTPFQWLGQERMESLHRKQDRIAARVRRGVRFKHHDGRTTFMEGALSRGDRRLGRVIERAFRAGARFDGWQEHFRLDVWLDAFRAEGLAPETYAYGDWGTDWRLPWDIVDSRVNKKWLALELKRALAEGTLAICGPKSCHGCAPFAKECVKGVVAATTDRPLAASLPILSTPVAAGPGCAVRAEDAPPLLPRPVVESDVREPAGPRYRYRFRFSKTGRVRFLGHLDLARTLMRALRRARLPLVYSQGFNPKPRVQFGPALPLGFQSRGEYFDLETSIRLDTEATLERVNAALPAGLRAEALREIAASVPTLGEAIRAARYRVELDEACDASDRVARFRERGSVTIVSDRKGRATSFALDRELLGLEATGDGAWRLTLAVRGDGASVRPEEVVREIFGADTPPPLLTREELFVDFGGLWLDPILAAAAGGSDVGARAAV; via the coding sequence ATGACCCGCACGGGGCTCCCGACCCAAGACGACGCCCTCTTCCAGGAAATCCTCGCGGGGGTCCAGAAACCCCTCCGCTACATCGGCGGCGAGTGGAACCAGGTCGTCAAGGACCACCGCCAGGTCGACCTCACCTTCGCGCTCGCCTTCCCGGACGTCTACGAGATCGGGATGTCCCACCTGGGATTCCGGATCCTCTACCCGCTCCTCAACGCGCGCGAGGACGTGGCGGCCGAGCGGGTGTTCTGTCCGTGGCCGGACATGGGGGACTCGCTCCGGCGCAGGGGACTTCCCCTCGCCACGCTGGAAACCGGCACGCCCCTTCGGCGGATGGACGTCGTGGGGTTCTCGCTGCAGTACGAGATGACCTTCACCAACGTCCTGGAGATGCTCGACCTCGCCGGGATCCCGCTCCGCTCGGCGGACCGCGGGGAGGACGATCCCCTCGTCGTCGCGGGGGGGCCGGTCGTGTTCAACTCCGAGCCGATCGCGGACTTCCTCGACTTCGTGTTCGTGGGGGACGCCGAGGAGCTGCTCCCGGACTTCCTCGATCGGCTCAAGGAGCTCAAGCGGCGCCGCGCGCCGCGGGCGGAGCGGATCCGGGCGCTCGCCTCGGTCGAGGGCGTCTACGCGCCGGCGCTCTACGCCCTCGAGGAGGACCACGGGCTGCTCGTCCCCGTCGGCACCGGGGCCGCCCCCGACCCGGTACGCCGGCGGATCGTCTACGACCTCGACCGCTTCCCGTTCCCCGACCGGATCGTGGTCCCCCACGCCGAGATCGTGCACGACCGCGTGTCGGTCGAGATCATGCGCGGCTGCCCGGTGGGGTGCCGCTTCTGCCAGGCGGGGTACATCTACCGGCCGACCCGCGAGCGCGACCCGAACCAGGTGCGGGACACCGTGATCCGGTCCATCCGCTCCACGGGGTACGACGAGTTCTCGCTCGCCTCGCTGAACACGGGGGAATACGGCGCGATCCACGAGGTGTTGTTCGACCTGATGGACCGCTTCGAGCCCGAACGGGTGTCGGTCTCGCTCTCGTCGATGCACGCCTCCACGATGACCGAGGAGCTCGCCCGCCAGGTGCGTCGCGTCCGGAAGTCCGGTTTCACCATCGCGCCCGAGGCGGGGACCCAGCGCCTGCGCAACGTCATCAACAAGAACCTCGACGAGCGCCAGATCCTCGAGGCCTGCCGCCTGGCGTTCGAGGCGGGCTGGGACCTGATCAAGCTCTACTTCATGATCGGGCTCCCCACGGAGACCGACGCGGACGTGGACGGGCTCGTCGACCTCGCGCACGAGATCCACGCGGTGGGACGGCGCGTGCATCGAGGGAAACGCGTCGAGGTCACCCTCTCGGCGTCGTCGTTCGTTCCCAAGCCCGTGACGCCGTTCCAGTGGCTGGGCCAGGAGCGGATGGAGAGCCTTCACCGCAAGCAGGACCGCATCGCGGCGCGCGTGCGCCGCGGCGTCCGGTTCAAGCACCACGACGGCCGCACCACGTTCATGGAAGGGGCGCTTTCGCGCGGCGACCGCCGGCTGGGCCGCGTGATCGAGCGCGCCTTCCGCGCCGGCGCCCGGTTCGACGGCTGGCAGGAGCACTTCAGGCTCGACGTCTGGCTCGACGCCTTCCGCGCGGAGGGCCTCGCGCCGGAAACGTACGCCTACGGGGATTGGGGAACCGACTGGCGCCTCCCGTGGGACATCGTCGATTCGAGGGTGAACAAGAAGTGGCTCGCGCTGGAGCTCAAGCGCGCGCTGGCCGAGGGAACGCTCGCCATCTGCGGCCCGAAGAGCTGCCACGGCTGCGCGCCCTTCGCGAAGGAGTGCGTGAAGGGCGTCGTCGCGGCGACGACCGATCGCCCGCTCGCGGCGTCGCTCCCCATCCTGTCGACGCCCGTCGCCGCGGGACCGGGGTGCGCGGTGCGGGCGGAGGACGCGCCCCCGCTCCTCCCGAGACCGGTCGTCGAGAGCGACGTCCGGGAACCGGCGGGGCCGCGCTACCGCTACCGGTTCCGTTTCTCGAAGACCGGTCGCGTGAGGTTCCTCGGGCACCTCGACCTCGCGCGCACGCTGATGCGCGCGCTGCGCCGGGCCCGGCTCCCGCTCGTCTACTCGCAGGGGTTCAATCCCAAGCCCCGCGTCCAGTTCGGCCCGGCGCTGCCGCTGGGCTTCCAGTCCCGCGGCGAGTACTTCGACCTCGAGACGTCGATCCGGCTCGATACGGAAGCGACCCTCGAACGCGTGAACGCCGCCCTCCCCGCCGGTCTGCGGGCGGAGGCGCTGCGAGAGATCGCGGCGTCGGTGCCTACGCTCGGGGAGGCGATCCGGGCCGCGAGGTATCGCGTGGAGCTCGACGAGGCCTGCGATGCCTCCGACCGGGTGGCGCGCTTCCGGGAGCGGGGGTCGGTCACGATCGTGAGCGATCGCAAGGGTCGCGCGACCTCGTTCGCGCTCGACCGCGAGCTGCTCGGTCTCGAGGCGACGGGGGACGGCGCGTGGCGCCTGACCCTCGCCGTCCGGGGGGACGGCGCGAGCGTGCGCCCCGAGGAGGTGGTTCGCGAGATCTTCGGGGCCGACACTCCGCCCCCGCTGCTGACCCGCGAGGAGCTGTTCGTGGACTTCGGCGGCCTTTGGCTCGACCCGATCCTGGCCGCGGCGGCGGGAGGGAGCGACGTTGGCGCGCGAGCTGCTGTTTAG